From the genome of Sphingobacterium sp. UGAL515B_05:
ATGGGCTCATACACATCGTAATTCAACAGGAAGAACAATATATCGATGAAGAAGAACTCCAAAAGTTGGAACGCTTTTCGAATCTCTATTATGACCTTGAAGTAAATCCTGCTGGAATTCAGGTGGCCAGCCATCTATTGGAGAAAGTCGAACAGCTCCAAAATGAAATTTTGCATTTAAAGAATAAATTGAAAGCCCTGGATTATTGATCCAAGGCTTTCAATTTATTCTTTAGAATTCGACATCCCGCTCTGTATTCACCTTGGTCTGCCAAACAATTTTGTCTTGCAATGTGGTATACAGAATTTCATAATCTCCTTTGCAGGTCACAAAGGACCCATAAAAATCACCGGGCTTCATCACGCGGTAAACAACCAGTTTTCGTTCTCCGTCAACTTCACCATAAGCTTTCATTAACATATAGCCTGTTTTATTCACCTTTTCTTCAGGGATTTTATAATCCAAATGCGAACGGCTACTACCATCATCAGGGCATAAAATCTCTGTGCGGCTCGGGGTAAATTTATAACGATCGCGATACATAGCAACATTCGACATGACTACATCCTTTGCCCACGCAATGTCGGTAAAATCCTCGGGTACGAGAAAGATAAGAGACACCATTTTCTCCTGCCAAAGTCGTCCATTAAAAGGAATTACAAAATGAAGCAGCTTTTGTCCCTTAAAAGTTGTAGTCGTATAAAAATATCGTCCTTCTTTATTCTGCTCCCGTTGAAAAGAACTTAGATCAAGTAAATGGTTTTTCTTTCCTTTTATATTTGGCGAGTTGTTCACTACAGCAAGCATATCATACTGATATTTTCCTTCCAGATGTCCAGAAAACAAAACCTGATACGCGGTATCTGAATAACGTAAATAACGCAATACACGACGAAATCGAAGGTCAACCTGATGTGCATTAATCGGACTCGAATTGCCCTGCCAATTTTTGCTTTCCATAATATCATCCCCGAGGAATACCGTGAGCTCTTTGTTTATATTAACAAAATACTCATCTCCTTGTACTGCAAAACCGTTGGGAACTACTTTATAGGACTTACAGGAAGAAAGCATGGCCACAACCACAATAAAATAGAAAATTTGAATGAATCTGCTCTGCATATTTATGATCTAATCTTTACTTCTTTAAATTTAAACGAATCGGCAATGTGTAAGCCACGCGTACCGGTTTACCGTTGACTAATCCCGGTTTCCATTTTTTCGCACCTTTTAGGAGCTCCAATGCCGCCTCTTTGGTTCCATAACCAAGATCTTTTTTTACATCAACATGGGATAAACTACCATCCTTTTCGACAATAAAAGCCACTTCAACAATACCAATAACCTCCCGTTTAATTGCTGCTTCAGGAAAAACAAAATTATCGCCTACCCAAATCATAAAAGATCGCATTCCCCCAATAGGTGTTGGTTGCACCTCAACTTTATCAAAAGTTACTAAATCGGACTGAAAATCCAACGAAAGATTCCAGCGGTCGCGCTCATCTTCTGTCCTTATCGATTTTACTTCCTTGAGTTGTTTTTCTGTGTCTTCACCAGGTTCAGCACCTGGGAATGAATGAGATGACATCCGAGCCTTTCTGCCCAATGTGTCGGTTTCCTCCCAATAATAAGTTGTTTTTCCGCCAACGGTAACGGGCAAGGAAAGCAGCGATCGAACGACCTTTCCATTGACGATTGCAGGTTTCCATTTCCCACTTGCTTTTACAGCATTTTCCACAGCTGATGCCAGGCCATAGCCCAAATCATTCTTAGCCTTTATATGGCTCAAATCACCGTTTTTCTCCACGATGGCTGTGATAACAATTACCCCGATCACATTATTCTTGATTGCTTCATCACTCACCTGGATTCTACTGGCCAATCCCATGACATACTTTTTCATTCCTCCAGCTGGAATAGCCAATACCTCCGGATCTTTGTAGACCTTCCTGTCTTCATTTACCTGTTCGTTTTTTAACTCCTCAGGTTGTTTCGATAATGTCTGCTCATCAATCACAGTTAACCTATTGACGCTTTCTTCAACATCTGCTACCATATCCTTGGCCCTACTCGTATTAAAGACCAACGTAGACCCCGATACCACCAATAGCATGGGCAACACAATCACATATAACAAGCGTTGTCTCTGTACAGATTTAACTTTAAATAACATCGTGATGCGCTGCTTTAAAAAAGAATGGTTGGAAAACTCATGTGAAAAAGCCAATTGATCTGTACGTAATGCATGAGCAACCAGCATTTCTGCAT
Proteins encoded in this window:
- a CDS encoding chaperone modulator CbpM, whose amino-acid sequence is METTLIKVIDFCQSRKVETTFLQTMEEYGLIHIVIQQEEQYIDEEELQKLERFSNLYYDLEVNPAGIQVASHLLEKVEQLQNEILHLKNKLKALDY
- a CDS encoding energy transducer TonB gives rise to the protein MIYLLIVNISLIISFVLYKLIFRKLTFFQWNRIYLIGMVAFSLLAPVGIFIELPKTEMISNHIPQVDLGTYMDVEIGSPIEEKPLFLLDILTKIYWIGVGVAFFFLVVRIRQLVRVLRSSPEYLSFSFFNRIVIGKSIKNKENIAWHEQVHTAQGHSYDLVLIELLKIFNWFNPVVYFFQKEIRFQHEYIVDEICSTDKVAYAEMLVAHALRTDQLAFSHEFSNHSFLKQRITMLFKVKSVQRQRLLYVIVLPMLLVVSGSTLVFNTSRAKDMVADVEESVNRLTVIDEQTLSKQPEELKNEQVNEDRKVYKDPEVLAIPAGGMKKYVMGLASRIQVSDEAIKNNVIGVIVITAIVEKNGDLSHIKAKNDLGYGLASAVENAVKASGKWKPAIVNGKVVRSLLSLPVTVGGKTTYYWEETDTLGRKARMSSHSFPGAEPGEDTEKQLKEVKSIRTEDERDRWNLSLDFQSDLVTFDKVEVQPTPIGGMRSFMIWVGDNFVFPEAAIKREVIGIVEVAFIVEKDGSLSHVDVKKDLGYGTKEAALELLKGAKKWKPGLVNGKPVRVAYTLPIRLNLKK